The genomic region GGCCGCTACCGCCTGGGCCCCGTGGAGCCCGGCACCTGGCGCTTCGAAGTGAAGGCCGAGCGGCACCTCGACCCGGTGGGCCCGCTGGAGCACACGCTCACCCCGGGCACGGCTGCCGTGGACTTCACCCTTCCTCGCGCCAGCGCCGTCACCGGCCGCATCACCGACCCCAAGGGGCTTCCCCTGCGAGGCCTCGAGCTGTCCCTCGTGCGACCCACTCCGAAGGGCGACACGCTCCAGGAGCAGACGCGGACGGACGCAGACGGACGCTTCCTCCTGCACGCCACCGACCCCGGAGACCACCGCATCGACGTCCGGGAGTCCCGCCAGCGGAGCACGTCGTTCCCAGTCCGAGCGCCCGCCGAGGATGTCCGCCTCTCGCTGACTCCGGGCCCCTCCGTGAAGGGCACGGTGGTGGACGTGGACGGGCTCCCGCTGGAGGACTGTCGGGTGGAGCTCCATGACCCCTCGACAGGCGCGTACCAGGAGCTCCTTCGCGCCGAGTACACCGATGCGAGGGGGCGCTTCCATCTCCGGGGGGTGAAGCCCGGCCACTACGTCGTGCGGGCCTCGCTGCGGTCCCAGGGATTCATCCGCGACACCTGGCGGGAGGTGGACCTGCGCGACGGCGAGGCCCTGGAGGTCGAGCTGCGGATGAGGCCGGAGCGCTCACTGTCCGGCATCGTGGTGGACCGTGCCGACAAGCCCGTCCCCGGGGCCTCCATCGAAGTCCGCATCCCACTGGAGGGAATTCCGCCATGGAGGAGGGAGGCCTTCCTCCGCACCTCACCGGGGGGCGACTCCACGCGCATCATCACCGGTCCGGAAGGCCGCTTCACCGTGTGGCACCTGACGGAGCCCGGGTACTACGTGAGGGCCACGAAGGACGGCGCCAGCTTCATCGCCGGGGGCGAGAAGGGCGACCGCCGCGTGGCGGCTGGCGAGCAGCTCCGCGTCGACGCGAACACGGGCCAGCTGCGCCTGGTGATGGAGCGGTTCCCCCACGCCACGGGCCGACTCGTGGGCCCCGATGGCAAGCCCCTCATCCGGTTCCAGGTGAACGATGAGGACGTGGCGGAGGCGACGGGCGCCTTCGCGGTGCCCCTCTACTCGGAGAACCGGACGCTGCTCTTCCGTGCCCCCGGCATGGAGAGACTGGTGCGCGACGTGGAGCCGCGCGGGACGGGATTGGACCTGGACCTGGGGGTGCTACAGATGACCGCGCTCCCGAAAGTCCGCGGCCGGGTGGTGGACGCGGAGACATCCGTACCGGTGAGAGGGGCACGCATCGAACTCGACTCGCCCTTCGCCGGCATCGGGCTCCTCGGTAACGTCTCGGCGGCGGACGGCTCCTTCGAGCTGGGAGCCGTGGACTCGAAGCCCTTCACCCTCGTCGTGAGCGCCCGGGGCCGATACCGGCAGCAGCTCGTCGACGTGGACGCGATACCCGAGGCGCTGACGGTGCGGATGGACCCGGGCGCCCGGGTGGAGGTGACGGTGAGGGACCGCCGGGGCCCGCTCCGCGAGGCCCGGGTCCGCTTCGAAGCGGACTCCTGTACGTCCCTGAACGCCACCGCCAGGGAGGGCCGCCTCGTCCAGCGCGGGCTGGAGCCGGGGCCGTATACGGTGGTGGTGCAGCCGGTGGGGGACGCGGGTGACAGCCTGCCCCGATTCACTCCCCAGCGCGTGGAGCTGCCCGCCAGCGGCGAGCTTCTCCTCCCCTTCGAGGAAGCCGAGGGCGGCGTCACGGTGAAGCTGCGCTCGTCGGAAGGCAGCATCCACGACCTGGTGCTCGTCCAGGGAAGCGTGCCTCGGCCCAGGAGGCTCGCGGACGTGTTCCGCATCGCTCGCCGGGGCTGGACGCGCGACATCGCCGCGAAAGAAGCCACCTTCCTCCATGTCCCCCAGGGCCAGGCCACTGTCGTCCTGCTCGACCCGGGCTCTCCCGGGCGCGTCCACGTCGAGGAACTGGACATCCCCGCCGAAGGCACGGTGTCACGCGAGTTACAGCCCGTGTGGCGGACACTCGACTCGAAATAGACGGCGCCGCCCGAGAGAGGCTGCCGCCCAAAGACTCACTCAGCGTGAATGCAGTCGCGGATAGTATCCGCCCGCCTGTCCTGCACACAGAGGAGCCGCTCGCGTGCCATCCGTCGATTCCATCGTGAAGTCCGCCCAGCCGGGACTGATGTTGATGCCAACGCACGGCGTCTTCGTCACCGCATGGCTGTCCAATCCCAGCTCCAGCAAGCCCATCCTCAAGGCACTCAAGCGATTGGTCTCGGAGGCCAAGAGCGACACCGGGCGCAGCGGCGTCGTCGTGGCCATCAACGGCGCGCTGTGGGGCCAGTGGTCGGGCCACGTCCCCGCCGGCGCTCCGTCCGAGCAGCCCCTGCTCGCCACCAGCTCACACTTCCGGGATACCGGCGGAGACCTGTGGCTGTACCTGAAGGCGGACTCGAAGGAAGGCGTCGACGCGCTGCTGGCCGAGGTGGAACAGCAACTGGGGCCCCTGCTGTCGCGCCAGGAGCAGACCCGGGCGGCGCTGCCTCCGGACCAGAAGATCCTCGACCAGCACTTCGTCGATGGCATCACCAGCCCGAGCGACCCGGCCTCCGTGGTGGCGCACATCCTGGGCACGGGAACCCAGAGCGCCATGGGGAGCTGCTGGGCCCTGGCGCAGAAGTTCGAGGTGGCCTGGGCGGCCTTCTCGGACATGAGCGTGGATGGGCAGCAGAACGTCATCGGCCGTGACGACCAGGCCGTCCTCATTCCCGACAAGGACCTCCGCAGCCACATCAAGCGCGTGCGGGTCCTGGAGGAAGACCACTCCAACCGCGAGCTGGTGCGCCAGGCCCTGCCCTTCGGTCACGCGCCGAGCGGCGGCGGCCGGGAGAAGGGCATCTACTTCGCCGCCTTCGCCCGGGACACCGCCACCTTCGAGTCCATGCTGCGGCGGATGGTGGGGGGCTCCACGGGTGACTCGGACAAGCTGCTGGGCGTCATCAACGCCGTCTCCGGCGGCTACTTCTACGTCCCGTCCGCGGCGGAGCTCGGGGTGAAGCAGGGCCTCACTCCCGCCGACTTCCAGCCCGCGTCCCTCTGGCAGGTGCGCAGCGACAACGGCCTGATGTTCTACAACTCGGCGGACTACCTGAACGTGATGGGCACCGGCCAGTACGGCCCGGGAGACCCACCGTCCCAGCGCATCCTCGGCCTGCTGGGGAAGGTCTTCTCGCGCTGGCAGAACAAGTGGTACCGGCGGCTGGACACGCCCCGCGTGCCCCCGCTCTCCGAGTTCCTCGACCCCGGCGAGAAGCGCTACCTGAAGGCCTCCGTCGTGGTGCGCCGGGGTCTCTCCATCCAGCGAATGCTGACACGGGTGTGGACCACCACCGAGTACCCGCTCCCGCGCGAGTCGTGGGCGTGGCGGGCGGACCTGTTCCGCATCGACCCCAATGACATCCTCGTCGGAGTCATGCCGGAGCTGTCGCTCGGGCGCGGCAAGGAGGTCATGCCCTACCTGAGCGACGAGGAGCGGCTTGCCGGCTTCCTCGTGATGCTGGATGAGACGTCGTCCATGGGGCATGTGGTGCCCAACCACCGCAAGGCACTGGAGCTGGGCCTGGAGGCGCTGCTCAAGGACCTGCGCAAGCGCCACGCGAAGGCTTCCAACGACGACTCGCGGGACTTCTACCAGGCCGCCATCCTGTCGCTGGAGGGCGTGCAGGGTTACTGCCTCAACTACGCGCTGCTGGCCGAGCGCATGGCCGGGGACACCACCCTTCCCCCTGAGCAACAGCAGAACCTACTGTCGCTCGCCGCCCGCATGCGCAAGCTGGCCACGGACAAGCCCGACACGCTCGTCGAGGCGGCCCAGTGCATCTTCAACCTCCACTGCTGCCTGCACCTCGTCGGCGAGCCCGTGTCCATCGGCCGGTTGGATCAGCTCCTGGCGCCCTTCTTCGAAAAGAAGAAGGAGGCCGAGGCCCAGGAGGTGCTCGACGC from Pyxidicoccus trucidator harbors:
- a CDS encoding Dyp-type peroxidase, yielding MPSVDSIVKSAQPGLMLMPTHGVFVTAWLSNPSSSKPILKALKRLVSEAKSDTGRSGVVVAINGALWGQWSGHVPAGAPSEQPLLATSSHFRDTGGDLWLYLKADSKEGVDALLAEVEQQLGPLLSRQEQTRAALPPDQKILDQHFVDGITSPSDPASVVAHILGTGTQSAMGSCWALAQKFEVAWAAFSDMSVDGQQNVIGRDDQAVLIPDKDLRSHIKRVRVLEEDHSNRELVRQALPFGHAPSGGGREKGIYFAAFARDTATFESMLRRMVGGSTGDSDKLLGVINAVSGGYFYVPSAAELGVKQGLTPADFQPASLWQVRSDNGLMFYNSADYLNVMGTGQYGPGDPPSQRILGLLGKVFSRWQNKWYRRLDTPRVPPLSEFLDPGEKRYLKASVVVRRGLSIQRMLTRVWTTTEYPLPRESWAWRADLFRIDPNDILVGVMPELSLGRGKEVMPYLSDEERLAGFLVMLDETSSMGHVVPNHRKALELGLEALLKDLRKRHAKASNDDSRDFYQAAILSLEGVQGYCLNYALLAERMAGDTTLPPEQQQNLLSLAARMRKLATDKPDTLVEAAQCIFNLHCCLHLVGEPVSIGRLDQLLAPFFEKKKEAEAQEVLDALWVKLGEKALHNRQNATDHVTYGTTAVSYIGGNFPQGDGINQWVQQVTVGGYLPTDDAKPTPGANRLTLLCLRSARRLPLNAPVLSLRVYPGMDEDLLQEAASALRSGGSHPILFQEDRMVTALSQGSGLPLAAARDYVCDGCYEPMIAGQCEFAFSNVITLDALELALNQGARFNQAGPVFLRGWKVSFRSPPASEIGSFEQLQSLYLQHLRYLTVQFYTSVLGNYGALWNYCPSPLLSTVIDGCVETGRDLSNGGARYHLIAPMYLAMATTIDSLYAIKTLVFDPETAVTTLPELVQALQEDWGFGMEEPFQSQLAGTLRSGEQAKRFKQLRESALRLPKFGMGNPEVDALGGWLVQSIVDVARQTLASPPPVLADTLQKLEKKFSVRGAPWKLHLQVGVGTFEAYVGNALGSGASPCGRRNAQPFPSDFSPTPVPQDLPPIAQAPRAAHPVPGTNRPIYTAMKSWNQEAINVGLSNAAPVDLNIREDFPQEDLVEFIRQYAAGHVGSNLLTLTCADPDTYETAAVQPERYELVRVRTGGWTEFFSAMFPAHHAQHLRRPWFTPEPPPGGRVPPRRKRR
- a CDS encoding carboxypeptidase regulatory-like domain-containing protein, with product MRTLRWGLGLVVLGALSLLAVWLLRGAARPKDTFHATRPADSARPPPAPPTLRPSAGLRIQGTVVDEALGAAVAGARVSATWPVPGHTLSERPCPEGTLPPDSPHTHPDKRDPQRSECMKLTGRLAQGIIATLPLEQTNDLFMERVAAREGEVPIYAETTTAADGTFVLEGLPEGPLALWVLSEHGALLRPGIPAGSEGVKLVMGRGQVVEGIVRGEGAPVAGATVTVLTARHARYFGATSDADGHFRIGPLPPGPLVTFVASKGWLPMLAPAETIPWSGLSRAHPLTGRVLSDGEPVPGAEVRVGSGDDLPEAGARMATTDAEGRFTFMLPSGSGYTLTASRDGRYALARVQLTGTSAPPEVILESGSALHVEGRVSDDAGRPVPGARVALIPGRGVRPVAETTTHADGRYRLGPVEPGTWRFEVKAERHLDPVGPLEHTLTPGTAAVDFTLPRASAVTGRITDPKGLPLRGLELSLVRPTPKGDTLQEQTRTDADGRFLLHATDPGDHRIDVRESRQRSTSFPVRAPAEDVRLSLTPGPSVKGTVVDVDGLPLEDCRVELHDPSTGAYQELLRAEYTDARGRFHLRGVKPGHYVVRASLRSQGFIRDTWREVDLRDGEALEVELRMRPERSLSGIVVDRADKPVPGASIEVRIPLEGIPPWRREAFLRTSPGGDSTRIITGPEGRFTVWHLTEPGYYVRATKDGASFIAGGEKGDRRVAAGEQLRVDANTGQLRLVMERFPHATGRLVGPDGKPLIRFQVNDEDVAEATGAFAVPLYSENRTLLFRAPGMERLVRDVEPRGTGLDLDLGVLQMTALPKVRGRVVDAETSVPVRGARIELDSPFAGIGLLGNVSAADGSFELGAVDSKPFTLVVSARGRYRQQLVDVDAIPEALTVRMDPGARVEVTVRDRRGPLREARVRFEADSCTSLNATAREGRLVQRGLEPGPYTVVVQPVGDAGDSLPRFTPQRVELPASGELLLPFEEAEGGVTVKLRSSEGSIHDLVLVQGSVPRPRRLADVFRIARRGWTRDIAAKEATFLHVPQGQATVVLLDPGSPGRVHVEELDIPAEGTVSRELQPVWRTLDSK